One genomic segment of Ferrimonas sp. YFM includes these proteins:
- a CDS encoding DUF3718 domain-containing protein yields MKTLLMTGLLALGTLGTATAQDRQFIAADDRIETQLCLTAVTENWRSMDRTLAHSGYRLMQVSRELKCNDIPVAVFAAQYNADPRVAKHLAKFSRDAIKQEVEITDLTAMTGTFRIEGH; encoded by the coding sequence ATGAAAACACTGTTGATGACCGGACTGCTGGCCTTGGGAACCCTGGGGACAGCCACAGCTCAGGACAGGCAATTTATTGCCGCCGATGACAGGATCGAAACCCAGCTCTGCCTGACTGCGGTCACCGAAAACTGGCGTTCGATGGATCGCACTCTGGCGCATTCCGGCTACCGCCTGATGCAGGTTTCCCGGGAACTGAAGTGCAATGATATCCCGGTTGCCGTATTCGCCGCCCAATACAATGCGGACCCCAGGGTGGCCAAACACCTGGCCAAGTTCAGCCGGGATGCCATCAAGCAGGAGGTGGAGATCACCGATCTGACCGCCATGACCGGCACCTTCAGGATAGAGGGCCACTAG
- a CDS encoding CoA-disulfide reductase: MRIVIIGAEAAGMSAAAKARRTDPEAEIIVFEQSQVVSFGACGLPYYIGDSFDDSGFMAERSVEQFRDSGIDLRVGHRVERLDMAKRTLLVTDLAKGRSFPQSFDKLLIATGAAPVAPPVTGLDLERVFFLKTLEDGLTIKPLLASDQVQDVVVIGAGYIGLEVAEALVHQGKRVRVIERAQRVLSESFDAEISELMEAELLRQGVQLHLNESVTALEGEGQVRQVVSELGQYPADLVILATGVKPTTEFLADTGIDRLANGAIVIDPQGRTSLASVYAAGDCATVTHRVTGRPAYLPLATSANKLGRMIGENLCGREKQFPGTLGSAGVKVLGLEAGRTGLSEQEAKAQGLVYSTVVINDKNTTNYVPGQSDLRVKLVYRTEDKRLLGGQVAGGPGAVLRVDALAAAIVGGLTTEDLGMLDLVYAPPFARTWDALNVAGNVAK; encoded by the coding sequence ATGAGAATTGTCATCATCGGCGCCGAAGCCGCCGGAATGAGCGCCGCCGCCAAGGCCAGGCGCACCGACCCTGAGGCGGAGATCATCGTCTTTGAGCAATCCCAGGTGGTCTCCTTCGGCGCCTGTGGCTTGCCCTATTACATCGGTGACAGCTTCGATGACAGTGGGTTTATGGCGGAGCGCAGTGTCGAGCAGTTTCGCGATTCCGGCATCGATCTGCGCGTTGGCCACCGTGTCGAACGACTGGACATGGCCAAGCGCACCCTGCTGGTGACCGATCTGGCCAAGGGCCGCAGCTTTCCCCAGTCCTTCGACAAGCTGCTGATCGCCACCGGTGCTGCCCCGGTGGCGCCTCCGGTGACTGGCCTGGATCTGGAGCGGGTGTTTTTCCTCAAGACCCTGGAGGATGGCCTGACCATCAAGCCATTGCTGGCATCCGACCAGGTGCAGGACGTGGTGGTCATCGGCGCCGGTTACATCGGCCTGGAGGTGGCCGAGGCCCTGGTGCATCAGGGCAAGCGGGTGAGGGTGATAGAGCGCGCCCAGCGGGTGCTCAGCGAATCCTTTGACGCCGAGATCAGCGAACTGATGGAGGCGGAGCTGCTCCGCCAGGGGGTGCAGTTGCACCTGAACGAGTCGGTGACCGCTCTGGAAGGGGAGGGTCAGGTGCGCCAGGTGGTGTCGGAGCTGGGACAGTATCCGGCGGATCTGGTGATCCTGGCCACCGGGGTGAAGCCCACCACCGAGTTTCTGGCCGACACCGGCATTGACCGCCTGGCCAACGGTGCCATCGTCATCGACCCCCAGGGTCGCACCAGCCTGGCCAGCGTCTATGCGGCGGGGGATTGCGCCACTGTAACTCACAGAGTGACTGGCCGTCCCGCTTATCTGCCTCTGGCCACCAGCGCCAACAAGCTGGGCAGGATGATCGGCGAAAACCTCTGTGGCAGGGAGAAGCAGTTCCCCGGAACCCTGGGCAGTGCCGGGGTCAAGGTGCTGGGCTTGGAAGCAGGCCGAACCGGACTGAGTGAGCAGGAGGCTAAGGCCCAGGGGCTGGTTTACAGTACCGTGGTGATCAATGACAAGAACACCACCAACTATGTACCGGGTCAGAGCGACTTGCGGGTGAAGCTGGTGTACCGCACCGAGGACAAGCGTCTGTTGGGTGGCCAGGTGGCCGGTGGACCGGGCGCGGTGCTTAGGGTGGATGCTTTGGCGGCGGCCATCGTTGGCGGTTTGACCACCGAAGACCTGGGGATGCTGGACCTGGTCTATGCGCCCCCCTTTGCCCGAACCTGGGACGCCCTCAACGTGGCGGGCAATGTCGCGAAGTAA
- a CDS encoding L-cystine transporter, which yields MSLLVVANLLVMLALLWMLYRMQQKHMKFTHRVFAGLGLGVAFGLVLQLIYGVDSPELITSIDYFNIVGKGYVQLLKMIVMPLVMVSIISAILKLKDAEALGRISGLTIGILLVTVAIAGLIGFFVANLFGLTAEGLTQGAREADRAAYLMSREGAATGISIATTLVNLIPANPFLDMTGARDTSIISVVIFSAFVGVAGLGLHRKQPEVAERFDRFVEVAYAVVMRIVTLVLRLTPYGVMALMTKVLATSQFADIFNLINFVAASYLALGLMFLVHLGLVTFFGGNPVTFVRKVLPVLSFAFTSRTSAGTIPLNIQTQTQRLGVPDGIANLAASFGATIGQNGCAGIYPAMLVAMIAPTVGIDPMTPTFIATLIATIVVGSFGVAGVGGGATFAALIVLTALDLPVALAGLLISIEPLIDMGRTALNVNGAMTAGFVTSRVLGQTDMSVYNSEQELDVDLESA from the coding sequence ATGAGTCTACTGGTGGTCGCCAACCTGTTGGTGATGTTGGCCCTGTTGTGGATGCTGTACCGCATGCAGCAGAAGCACATGAAATTTACCCACAGGGTGTTTGCCGGTTTGGGCCTGGGTGTTGCCTTCGGCCTGGTGTTGCAGCTGATCTACGGAGTGGACTCTCCGGAGCTGATCACCTCCATCGACTACTTCAATATCGTCGGCAAGGGCTATGTCCAGCTGTTGAAGATGATCGTCATGCCCCTGGTGATGGTCTCCATCATCAGCGCCATCCTTAAGCTCAAGGATGCCGAGGCCCTGGGGCGCATCAGCGGCCTGACCATAGGGATTCTGCTGGTCACCGTGGCCATCGCCGGCCTCATCGGTTTCTTCGTGGCCAACCTGTTCGGCCTGACCGCGGAAGGGCTGACCCAGGGGGCCCGGGAAGCGGATCGCGCCGCCTACCTGATGTCCCGGGAGGGCGCGGCCACCGGCATCTCCATCGCCACCACCCTGGTCAACTTGATCCCCGCCAACCCCTTCCTGGATATGACCGGGGCCCGGGATACCTCCATCATCTCCGTGGTGATCTTCTCCGCCTTCGTTGGGGTGGCTGGCCTGGGCCTGCACCGCAAGCAGCCGGAGGTGGCAGAGCGCTTCGACCGTTTCGTGGAGGTGGCCTACGCGGTGGTGATGCGCATCGTCACCCTGGTGCTGAGGCTGACCCCCTACGGTGTGATGGCGTTGATGACCAAGGTGCTGGCCACCAGTCAGTTCGCCGACATCTTCAACCTGATCAACTTCGTGGCCGCCTCCTACCTGGCCCTGGGGCTGATGTTCCTGGTGCACCTGGGGCTTGTCACCTTCTTCGGCGGCAACCCGGTGACCTTCGTGCGCAAGGTGTTGCCTGTGCTCTCCTTCGCCTTCACCAGCCGCACCAGCGCCGGCACCATACCGCTGAACATCCAGACCCAGACCCAGAGGCTGGGGGTGCCTGATGGCATCGCCAACCTGGCGGCCTCCTTCGGAGCCACCATAGGTCAGAATGGTTGCGCCGGCATCTACCCGGCGATGCTGGTGGCGATGATCGCCCCCACAGTGGGCATCGATCCCATGACCCCGACCTTTATCGCTACCCTGATCGCCACCATAGTGGTGGGCTCCTTCGGTGTGGCCGGTGTGGGGGGCGGTGCCACCTTCGCGGCGCTGATCGTCCTCACTGCACTGGATCTGCCAGTGGCCCTGGCCGGCTTGCTGATCTCCATCGAGCCGCTGATCGACATGGGGCGTACCGCGCTGAACGTGAATGGCGCCATGACCGCCGGTTTTGTTACCAGCCGGGTCTTGGGTCAGACCGACATGTCGGTGTATAACTCTGAGCAGGAACTGGACGTGGATCTGGAGTCGGCCTGA
- a CDS encoding Ppx/GppA phosphatase family protein, which produces MTSVNTSNGGLLAAVTLGSNSFNLLLAEPVPGSLPRIVAKHKRKVRLAEGMDERGLSPEAQARGLDCLAWFGEILAQAQPAQVAVLATAALRCAANGAAFCDRAEPLLGHAIQVISGDEEAELIYTGMRASTPVQGEALVIDIGGASTELVVGDEGQIHYKHSFDLGCVLYTQGYFSGEINEAAFEAANAAVQARLAEQLPRLKAQRWQHCLGVSGTVRALFELAQAQGHDLDALTPGYLRQVRQSLCQDSDALLAQLDEERRIPFAAGVAILLALFELLEIDALRLAGGALREGLLHRLQSALASY; this is translated from the coding sequence ATGACAAGCGTTAATACCAGCAACGGCGGCCTTTTGGCCGCCGTTACTCTAGGGTCCAACAGTTTCAATCTGCTCCTGGCCGAGCCCGTGCCGGGTTCTCTTCCTCGCATCGTCGCCAAACACAAGCGCAAGGTGCGTCTGGCCGAAGGGATGGATGAGCGCGGCCTCTCCCCTGAGGCACAGGCACGTGGGCTGGATTGCCTCGCCTGGTTCGGCGAGATCCTGGCCCAGGCTCAGCCTGCCCAGGTGGCCGTGCTGGCCACCGCCGCCCTGCGCTGCGCCGCCAATGGTGCCGCGTTCTGCGACCGGGCCGAGCCTCTGCTGGGTCATGCCATCCAAGTGATCTCTGGCGATGAGGAGGCGGAGCTTATTTACACCGGCATGCGCGCCTCCACCCCGGTTCAGGGGGAAGCCCTGGTGATCGACATCGGCGGCGCCAGCACCGAGCTGGTGGTGGGAGACGAGGGGCAGATCCACTACAAGCACTCCTTTGATCTGGGCTGCGTCCTCTACACCCAGGGTTACTTCTCTGGCGAGATCAACGAAGCCGCCTTCGAAGCGGCCAATGCGGCGGTGCAGGCCAGGCTGGCGGAACAGCTGCCCCGGCTGAAGGCGCAGCGATGGCAGCATTGCCTTGGCGTCTCTGGCACGGTCCGTGCCCTGTTTGAGCTGGCTCAGGCCCAGGGGCACGACTTGGATGCTTTGACGCCTGGGTATCTGCGTCAGGTGCGTCAGAGTCTGTGTCAGGACAGCGACGCTTTGCTGGCCCAGCTGGATGAGGAGCGGCGCATCCCCTTTGCCGCCGGCGTGGCCATCTTGCTGGCCCTGTTCGAGCTGCTGGAGATCGATGCCTTGAGACTGGCGGGGGGCGCCCTTCGTGAGGGGCTGTTGCACCGTTTGCAGAGTGCCCTGGCTTCTTATTAA
- the rhlB gene encoding ATP-dependent RNA helicase RhlB, whose amino-acid sequence MSKTHLTDTRFTDLPLTKEVADALVETGFTHCTPIQALSLPIVLGGKDIAGQAQTGTGKTLAFLTATFHELMTRPVPEQHDGKSPRAIVMAPTRELAIQIHKDAEPLAKSTGLKMGLVYGGEGYDAQRNQLQAGTDILIGTTGRLIDYLKQGVYNLNAIQVMVLDEADRMFDLGFIRDIRYIFRRMPPAAERRNMLFSATLSFKVKELAYEHMNDPVHVEVEPEQKTAKRIKEELFYPSNKEKMPLLLTLIEEEWPDKAIVFANTKHRCEDIHGWMEADGHRVGLLTGDVPQKKRLRILEQFKGGQLDFLVATDVAARGLHISDVTHVFNYDLPDDCEDYVHRIGRTGRAGAEGSSISFACEEYALNLPDIEAYIGHSVPVTGYDPDALLSDLKRPQRIQRHRRTNTGGKRPGGRDRSSGQRRHDKR is encoded by the coding sequence ATGAGCAAAACACACTTGACTGACACCCGTTTCACCGACCTGCCACTCACCAAAGAGGTGGCTGACGCTCTGGTGGAGACCGGGTTTACCCACTGTACGCCGATTCAGGCCCTCTCCCTTCCTATCGTGCTGGGCGGCAAGGACATTGCCGGTCAAGCTCAAACCGGAACCGGAAAGACCCTGGCCTTTTTGACGGCGACCTTCCATGAACTGATGACTCGCCCTGTGCCAGAACAGCACGACGGCAAGAGTCCACGCGCCATCGTGATGGCTCCAACCCGGGAACTGGCTATCCAGATCCACAAGGATGCGGAGCCCCTGGCCAAGAGCACCGGCCTGAAGATGGGCCTGGTCTACGGCGGCGAGGGCTACGACGCCCAGCGCAATCAGCTGCAGGCGGGCACCGATATCCTCATCGGCACCACCGGCCGGCTGATCGATTACCTCAAGCAGGGGGTCTACAACCTCAACGCCATTCAGGTGATGGTGCTGGATGAGGCGGACCGGATGTTCGATCTCGGCTTTATCCGTGATATCCGTTACATCTTCCGCCGCATGCCTCCTGCCGCAGAGCGTCGTAACATGCTGTTCTCCGCCACCCTCTCCTTCAAGGTGAAGGAGCTGGCCTATGAGCACATGAACGATCCTGTGCACGTCGAGGTGGAGCCTGAGCAGAAGACCGCCAAGCGCATCAAGGAGGAGCTGTTCTACCCCTCCAACAAGGAAAAGATGCCGCTGCTGCTGACCCTCATCGAGGAGGAGTGGCCCGATAAGGCGATCGTCTTTGCCAACACCAAGCACCGTTGTGAAGACATTCACGGCTGGATGGAGGCCGATGGCCATCGCGTCGGCCTGCTGACCGGCGATGTGCCCCAGAAGAAGCGTCTGCGCATCCTGGAGCAGTTCAAAGGCGGCCAGCTCGACTTCCTGGTGGCCACCGACGTGGCGGCCCGTGGCCTGCACATCTCCGACGTGACCCATGTCTTCAACTACGACCTGCCGGATGATTGCGAAGACTACGTGCATCGCATCGGTCGTACCGGTCGTGCCGGTGCCGAAGGTTCCTCCATCAGCTTTGCCTGTGAAGAGTACGCCCTCAACCTGCCGGACATCGAGGCCTACATCGGTCACTCCGTTCCGGTGACCGGCTATGACCCTGACGCCCTGCTGAGCGATCTCAAACGGCCTCAGCGGATTCAGCGCCATCGCCGCACCAACACCGGCGGCAAGCGCCCCGGCGGACGTGACCGCTCCTCCGGTCAGCGTCGACATGACAAGCGTTAA
- the trxA gene encoding thioredoxin TrxA produces MSDKIVQLTDDSFDADVLQSSKPVLVDFWAEWCGPCKMIAPVLDELAEEYGEQIVIGKVNVDQNNATPAKFGIRGIPTLLLFKNGELAGTKVGAASKTQLKEFIDSHL; encoded by the coding sequence ATGAGCGATAAGATTGTACAGCTGACCGATGACAGCTTTGACGCTGACGTACTGCAATCCAGCAAGCCTGTGCTGGTCGACTTTTGGGCGGAGTGGTGTGGTCCCTGCAAGATGATCGCCCCGGTCCTGGATGAACTGGCGGAAGAGTATGGCGAGCAGATCGTCATCGGTAAGGTCAACGTGGACCAGAACAACGCCACCCCGGCGAAGTTCGGCATCCGCGGCATCCCTACCCTGCTGCTGTTCAAGAATGGCGAGCTGGCCGGCACCAAGGTTGGCGCGGCTTCCAAGACCCAGCTGAAAGAGTTCATCGACTCTCATCTGTAA
- the rho gene encoding transcription termination factor Rho produces the protein MNLSELKQKPISELVALAESMGLENMARARKQDILFAVLKAHAKSGEDIFGGGVLEILQDGFGFLRSADASFLAGPDDIYVSPSQIRRFNLRTGDTIAGKIRPPKEGERYFALLKVNQVNYDRPENSRNKILFENLTPLHANDRLRMERGNGSTEDITARVLDLASPIGKGQRGLIVAPPKAGKTLLLQNIAQSIAYNHPDCELIVLLIDERPEEVTEMQRLVKGEVVASTFDEPASRHVQVAEMVIEKAKRLVEHKKDVVILLDSITRLARAYNTVIPSSGKVLTGGVDANALHRPKRFFGAARNVEEGGSLTIIATALIDTGSKMDEVIYEEFKGTGNMELHLSRKIAEKRVFPAIDFNRSGTRREELLTSQDELQKMWILRKILHPMQEVEAMEFLIDRLAMTKTNDEFFTAMKRSKG, from the coding sequence ATGAATTTATCTGAACTTAAGCAGAAACCCATTTCCGAGCTCGTTGCCTTGGCAGAGTCCATGGGCCTGGAAAACATGGCTCGCGCCAGGAAGCAAGATATCCTGTTCGCCGTACTCAAAGCCCACGCCAAGAGTGGCGAAGACATCTTCGGCGGTGGCGTCCTGGAGATCCTCCAAGACGGTTTCGGTTTCTTGCGCAGCGCCGACGCCTCCTTCCTGGCCGGTCCGGACGACATCTACGTCTCCCCCAGCCAGATTCGCCGCTTCAACCTGCGTACCGGTGACACCATCGCCGGTAAGATTCGGCCCCCGAAAGAGGGCGAGCGTTACTTCGCTCTGCTTAAGGTCAACCAGGTCAACTACGACCGTCCGGAAAACTCCCGCAACAAGATTCTGTTCGAGAACCTGACCCCGCTGCACGCCAACGATCGTCTGCGCATGGAGCGAGGCAATGGTTCTACCGAAGACATCACCGCCCGGGTTCTGGATCTGGCCAGCCCCATAGGTAAAGGCCAGCGCGGCCTGATTGTGGCGCCGCCCAAGGCCGGTAAAACCCTGCTGCTGCAGAACATCGCCCAGTCCATCGCCTACAACCACCCGGACTGTGAGCTGATCGTACTGCTGATCGATGAGCGTCCCGAAGAGGTGACCGAGATGCAGCGCCTGGTGAAGGGTGAGGTTGTGGCCTCCACCTTCGACGAGCCCGCCTCCCGCCACGTTCAGGTGGCCGAGATGGTGATCGAGAAGGCCAAGCGCCTGGTGGAACACAAGAAGGACGTGGTGATCCTGCTGGACTCCATCACCCGTCTGGCCCGTGCCTACAACACAGTGATCCCCTCCTCCGGTAAGGTTCTGACCGGTGGTGTGGACGCCAACGCCCTGCACCGTCCCAAGCGGTTCTTCGGCGCGGCCCGTAACGTGGAAGAGGGTGGCAGCCTGACCATCATCGCCACCGCCCTGATCGACACCGGCTCCAAGATGGACGAAGTGATCTACGAAGAGTTCAAGGGCACAGGTAACATGGAACTGCACCTGTCTCGTAAGATTGCCGAGAAGCGCGTCTTCCCTGCCATCGACTTCAACCGCTCCGGCACCCGCCGTGAAGAGCTGCTGACCAGTCAGGATGAGCTGCAGAAGATGTGGATCCTGCGCAAGATTCTCCACCCCATGCAGGAGGTGGAAGCGATGGAGTTCCTTATCGATCGTCTGGCCATGACCAAGACCAACGATGAGTTCTTCACCGCCATGAAGCGCTCCAAGGGTTAA
- a CDS encoding LysR family transcriptional regulator, producing MDKLCELTLFNILVFVRLYGTLNSQAVAKHLQVPPSKVSRALASLRQSLGDPLFIRRQYGFEATPVATRIFPEMEQLLKHAKALSRQLHPVEQEKLKVVLSVPAPLRAGLTQHLNYSCHEHQASIDLVTRTWGAGVIEDMERNQVDIGVFCSAHGYPKMGSELVAENQASYLVGCAGHDIWQEAPLTLEALMSYPQVVTEMTEVNSEEDLLQRTARAMGQEVLVEARVNSLAELVEMVADSENLSVVCGSQAVGFLRSVYGIRVQRLPEELRRVVVKHNFGEQMPGFHMLQRPGHQAPAWLVESVREFVRDAAQSRD from the coding sequence ATGGATAAACTTTGTGAGTTAACCCTGTTTAATATTCTGGTGTTTGTTCGACTCTATGGCACCTTGAACTCTCAAGCGGTCGCCAAGCATCTGCAGGTGCCGCCCTCCAAAGTCAGTCGTGCCCTGGCTTCCCTCCGTCAAAGCCTGGGTGACCCGCTGTTCATTCGCCGCCAGTACGGTTTCGAAGCCACGCCCGTGGCGACCCGCATCTTTCCCGAGATGGAACAGTTGCTCAAGCATGCCAAAGCCTTGTCCAGACAGCTGCATCCTGTAGAGCAGGAGAAGCTCAAGGTGGTGCTGAGTGTGCCGGCCCCGTTGCGTGCCGGGCTCACCCAGCATCTGAATTACAGTTGTCACGAACATCAGGCCAGCATCGACCTGGTGACCCGCACCTGGGGCGCCGGAGTTATCGAGGACATGGAGCGAAACCAGGTGGACATCGGCGTATTCTGTTCCGCCCACGGTTACCCCAAGATGGGCAGTGAACTGGTGGCGGAGAATCAGGCCAGTTACCTGGTGGGCTGCGCCGGTCACGACATCTGGCAGGAAGCGCCGCTGACTCTGGAGGCGCTGATGAGCTACCCCCAGGTGGTCACCGAGATGACCGAGGTGAACTCGGAAGAGGACCTGCTGCAACGTACCGCCCGGGCCATGGGGCAGGAGGTGCTGGTGGAGGCTCGGGTAAACAGTCTGGCGGAGCTGGTGGAGATGGTGGCGGACTCAGAGAATCTGTCTGTGGTCTGTGGCAGTCAGGCGGTGGGTTTCCTGCGCTCCGTGTACGGCATTCGGGTGCAACGATTGCCGGAAGAGCTGCGCCGGGTGGTGGTCAAGCACAACTTCGGCGAACAGATGCCAGGGTTCCACATGTTGCAGCGTCCTGGCCATCAGGCACCTGCCTGGCTGGTGGAATCGGTTCGAGAGTTCGTTCGGGATGCCGCTCAGTCGAGGGATTGA
- a CDS encoding cytochrome c3 family protein — protein sequence MRDRCLISILVSCALMLGVQPLAQAAKDPSAQCLRCHKRNGTMEGVHASIGSKGLACTSCHGDKGQHPKNKTPVITFGPDSVTDVTVQNQRCARCHKPGKLRAEDWTHDVHQKVLSCAACHQLHPGQDPIRGIGETQRTQLCVDCHGARKAKESL from the coding sequence ATGAGAGATCGATGCCTGATTTCGATCCTGGTCAGCTGCGCCCTGATGCTTGGGGTGCAGCCCCTGGCCCAGGCGGCAAAAGACCCATCCGCTCAATGCCTGCGCTGCCATAAGCGCAATGGCACCATGGAGGGAGTCCACGCCTCCATCGGCAGCAAGGGGCTGGCCTGCACCAGCTGCCATGGTGACAAGGGACAGCATCCCAAGAACAAAACCCCAGTGATCACCTTTGGCCCGGACAGCGTCACCGATGTCACGGTACAGAACCAGCGATGCGCCCGCTGTCACAAGCCGGGCAAGCTGAGGGCCGAAGACTGGACCCATGATGTGCATCAGAAGGTGCTGAGCTGTGCTGCCTGCCACCAGCTGCATCCAGGCCAGGATCCCATCCGGGGCATCGGCGAAACCCAGCGCACCCAGCTGTGTGTTGACTGTCACGGCGCCCGTAAGGCTAAGGAGTCACTATGA
- a CDS encoding 4Fe-4S dicluster domain-containing protein, whose amino-acid sequence MSLTRRDFLGCSALCAAAAAVGISEAGESSAQGKNLALIHDETKCIGCRACEQACREVNQVPEGVSRLKLNIDGPYHKEDQPYYVFTRESCQHCQDAPCISVCPTGAAFRDEATGIVDVDPFKCVGCQYCLAACPYRVRFINPVTKAADKCDFCRKTNLAQGKLPACVEACPTGALTFGDLNDRNSELVSVLRSARTVRDKLDLGTNPKLFRIPSQKPGVL is encoded by the coding sequence ATGAGCCTGACCAGACGAGATTTTCTGGGCTGTTCCGCCCTGTGCGCTGCCGCCGCGGCGGTGGGCATCAGCGAGGCAGGCGAGTCCTCTGCTCAAGGGAAAAACCTGGCCCTGATTCACGATGAGACCAAGTGCATCGGTTGCCGCGCCTGCGAGCAGGCCTGCCGTGAAGTCAATCAGGTGCCCGAAGGCGTCAGCCGCCTTAAACTGAACATCGATGGTCCCTACCACAAAGAGGACCAGCCCTATTACGTCTTTACCCGTGAGAGCTGCCAGCACTGCCAGGATGCCCCCTGCATCAGTGTCTGCCCCACAGGCGCCGCCTTCCGTGATGAGGCCACCGGCATCGTCGATGTGGACCCCTTCAAGTGCGTCGGTTGCCAGTACTGCCTGGCCGCCTGCCCCTACCGGGTCCGTTTCATCAACCCAGTCACCAAGGCCGCCGACAAGTGCGACTTCTGCCGCAAAACCAACCTGGCCCAGGGCAAACTGCCCGCCTGCGTCGAAGCCTGCCCCACAGGGGCACTGACCTTTGGTGACCTCAACGATCGCAACAGCGAGCTGGTGTCGGTGCTGCGCAGTGCCCGTACCGTCCGCGACAAACTGGACCTGGGCACCAACCCCAAACTGTTCCGCATCCCCAGTCAGAAGCCGGGAGTCCTATGA
- the nrfD gene encoding cytochrome c nitrite reductase subunit NrfD has translation MMSNLDSVLHFDTLVWHWPIAIYLFLAGVSAGATLVGILTKRKLENKGLPAHHSGIVQGAAAVGPLAIMVGLMLLVLDLTKPLEFWKIMVFYNPTSVMSLGVIAASLYIGVLLVWLLIAFAGPLQKLDVALPRFVKLVNWLCRHARPIENTLALLAIILGAYTGFLLSALKGYPMLNNPILPILFLVSGVSSGIGASILMSLALFKHKPTDEDIHYVHHLETPVVITEAFLLFAFFIGLAFAGGQSLVAAKVALGGGFWSAIFWGLVVVGGMLVPAALNRWLPERIKQSNAMVVTSCLLTLVGVFALRHFVLYAGQMTVA, from the coding sequence ATGATGAGCAACTTAGACAGCGTACTGCACTTCGACACCCTGGTGTGGCACTGGCCCATCGCCATCTACCTGTTCCTGGCCGGGGTCTCCGCCGGGGCCACCCTGGTGGGCATTCTCACCAAGCGTAAACTGGAAAACAAAGGCCTGCCGGCCCACCACAGCGGCATCGTTCAGGGCGCCGCCGCCGTCGGTCCTCTGGCGATCATGGTCGGCCTGATGCTGCTGGTGTTGGATCTGACCAAGCCATTGGAGTTCTGGAAGATCATGGTGTTCTACAACCCCACCTCGGTGATGAGCCTGGGGGTGATCGCCGCGTCGCTTTACATCGGCGTGCTGCTGGTGTGGCTGCTGATCGCCTTTGCCGGCCCGCTGCAGAAGCTGGATGTGGCCCTGCCCAGATTCGTCAAGCTGGTGAACTGGCTGTGTCGCCATGCCCGCCCCATAGAGAACACCCTGGCACTGCTGGCGATCATCCTGGGCGCCTATACCGGATTCCTGCTGTCCGCCCTCAAGGGCTATCCCATGCTGAACAATCCGATTCTGCCCATCCTGTTCCTGGTGTCCGGGGTCTCCTCAGGCATCGGCGCCTCCATCCTGATGAGCCTGGCGCTGTTCAAGCACAAGCCCACCGATGAAGACATCCACTATGTGCACCACCTGGAAACCCCTGTGGTGATCACCGAAGCCTTCCTGCTGTTCGCCTTTTTCATTGGGCTGGCCTTTGCGGGAGGACAAAGCCTGGTGGCCGCCAAGGTGGCGCTGGGCGGAGGCTTCTGGTCCGCCATCTTCTGGGGACTGGTGGTGGTCGGCGGCATGCTGGTGCCCGCCGCCCTCAATCGCTGGCTGCCGGAGCGGATCAAACAGAGCAATGCCATGGTGGTCACCAGTTGCCTGCTGACCCTGGTCGGGGTGTTTGCCCTGCGCCACTTCGTACTCTACGCAGGCCAGATGACCGTGGCCTGA
- a CDS encoding cytochrome c3 family protein: MKPRLMLLAACLAWPLAAQPLADMHSEMSGCESCHADGVPSSDLVHENQACTQCHGTLAELEGETHQAHQGNLECADCHQVHEDTDASDSCDNCHQ, from the coding sequence ATGAAACCTAGACTCATGCTGTTGGCTGCCTGCCTGGCCTGGCCCCTGGCGGCCCAGCCCCTGGCGGATATGCACAGCGAGATGTCCGGCTGCGAAAGCTGCCACGCCGACGGTGTGCCCAGCAGCGATCTGGTCCATGAAAACCAGGCCTGTACCCAGTGCCACGGTACGCTGGCCGAGCTGGAGGGGGAGACCCATCAGGCTCATCAGGGAAACCTGGAGTGCGCCGACTGCCATCAGGTCCATGAAGACACCGACGCCAGCGACAGCTGCGACAACTGTCACCAATAG